The following coding sequences lie in one Spirosoma sp. KUDC1026 genomic window:
- a CDS encoding helix-turn-helix domain-containing protein, which produces MKLKEIVETLHGQGYTAEQIAKRLFKSVATIRKYLPRQAKEKFIRTPREPLNLALFIERAPLTPVDDLIAQFGRPEQHLRRLATKHGITLVRRPRKQTPFRPSEKAVKMIETIRTLASQGKHQNEIARLMGIERATVAKYKKRYGIEIAKAYAPSPAEKPLEGKDLAAELRKAGSIKKLAKQIGIPVPTVSKYLAKNGVVSTNKGGALQHEKRPTTDKVSALRAGGMSVDEIAQQTGLSKATVYEYISRAKGNRKPLWKKPPGYKPKSKKE; this is translated from the coding sequence ATGAAGCTGAAAGAGATTGTCGAAACCTTGCACGGACAAGGCTATACTGCCGAACAAATCGCTAAACGGCTGTTTAAGTCCGTAGCAACGATTCGGAAATACCTACCTCGCCAAGCTAAAGAAAAGTTTATACGTACGCCACGAGAGCCCCTTAACCTTGCCCTTTTTATCGAACGAGCGCCCCTAACGCCGGTTGACGATCTGATTGCTCAGTTCGGGCGGCCTGAACAGCATCTCCGCCGGTTAGCAACTAAGCACGGCATCACGCTCGTTCGGCGCCCTCGCAAACAAACGCCGTTTCGGCCAAGCGAAAAGGCAGTAAAGATGATTGAGACTATACGGACGCTGGCAAGCCAGGGCAAACACCAGAACGAAATCGCTAGGTTGATGGGGATTGAACGGGCAACCGTTGCTAAATACAAAAAGCGGTATGGGATAGAAATTGCAAAGGCGTACGCGCCCAGCCCTGCCGAGAAGCCACTGGAGGGGAAGGATTTGGCAGCGGAACTGCGGAAGGCGGGCAGTATTAAGAAGTTGGCAAAGCAGATAGGGATCCCTGTTCCGACAGTTAGTAAATATCTCGCAAAAAACGGAGTTGTCTCCACAAATAAGGGCGGAGCTTTGCAGCATGAAAAACGTCCTACTACCGACAAGGTTAGTGCGCTTCGGGCGGGCGGAATGTCTGTGGATGAAATCGCCCAGCAAACCGGGCTTTCCAAAGCTACCGTTTACGAATACATAAGCCGGGCAAAAGGCAACCGTAAGCCGCTTTGGAAGAAACCGCCTGGCTACAAACCGAAATCCAAGAAGGAATAA
- a CDS encoding N-acetylmuramidase family protein, with translation MSKPKLTAADFQRAATALGVDVATIRAVTAVESGGSGFLSDGRCVIRYEPHIFSKYTKGLYDKPYPELSYPRLKPGYPTSVNHSWELFKKAATLSPSAATMACSWGMFQLMGFHWTTCGCASISEFIRLMEESEGAQLDLFISFIRSMGLSDELRRKDWAGFARAYNGAGYKINRYDVKLSQAYNRYA, from the coding sequence ATGAGCAAACCCAAACTTACCGCTGCCGACTTCCAGCGGGCCGCTACGGCATTAGGCGTTGACGTAGCCACGATTCGGGCCGTTACCGCCGTCGAATCGGGCGGCAGCGGATTCCTGTCTGACGGACGGTGTGTTATCCGCTACGAGCCGCACATCTTCTCAAAATACACCAAAGGGCTGTACGATAAGCCTTATCCGGAACTGTCCTACCCCCGCCTGAAACCGGGCTATCCGACCAGCGTCAATCATTCGTGGGAGCTGTTTAAGAAAGCCGCCACCCTCAGCCCCTCAGCCGCGACAATGGCCTGTAGCTGGGGTATGTTCCAGCTTATGGGATTTCACTGGACAACGTGCGGGTGCGCGTCAATCAGCGAATTTATCCGGCTCATGGAAGAATCGGAAGGCGCGCAACTGGATCTGTTTATCAGCTTCATTCGCTCGATGGGACTCTCTGACGAGCTACGCCGGAAGGATTGGGCTGGCTTCGCCCGGGCGTACAATGGAGCGGGCTACAAAATCAACCGCTACGACGTTAAACTATCTCAGGCGTACAACCGCTACGCCTAG
- a CDS encoding discoidin domain-containing protein yields MRTLRLLIFLLLPALCFAQPPGGYQIPPGGIPYRQNQVQYLGDSLQINRQRVDAIRNALGVTNTNLNQGLSGLSQSILQRPTFTDVYTRQQAIDAFKPKTYQPIIQIGTVTTAPSGTPASLSVVQNGDVTTINATLPKGDQGAPGGSQQNAVTSVNNTTAVGGNVNLNADKVPAGVTNIYAVPGEYGRSIKRTSADLTGTVNEAATLQNLINQGGGKVVLTGKLYINNQVLIRGINNLVIEGQQDTIIVGPNLGEVFFVDSCQNVSITGITFIRAAGNTNTPISIHVRNSRNINASYNNCYGVLGPQTFRLTYSQATINNICYNVTFNNNTIKGTDAGVYGGFATLLQFVDGGSASYNTVDDVVNGPGWWGGDGNYLNGQNNSTNTATKWARNLTFIGNTVSRTNRLADHGGSVWGSMGENVTVASNTGFLSNDVLFDDEAGSNNTFANNTGGGAKNAALAVFYGSENTQFLNNTIRQGPNDGNGLHVYGNLVARNLTLSGGSITTLNPTVEAVFNEDGLLDGFTWGNGLSIYATYRAVKLQKPNNVKVSGVLSITSAVQNVTGAGANSAVYVQGGTNIDLRGMTLTYSGTATSGVRAVYLGDGGSGNLIGANVESIMAPSFPGGIYNDQFNGGSGNRFANNNVVDIFNNAGNIIRRGNYKPDGTILDGLDLTVAKMFQPDRQGSGAKYITTPNNDWPSGWYTVNSTSMPSGSVADNWYMLRNHHQNSAGTDAGGYWWDLAYKFGGNGQVYTREVNAGTPGPWYLLGSGTGGGSATTDASQLTSGTLSDARLSTNVMQKNTYDPAGNGIVDNAEALGGNGPGFYAKQSDVVSLSAANTGDQTLSLSGSTLSISRGNSVTLSTAPTGGAGGFLSGTYPNPGVNSTALNTAIDAYLSALPGRVAGSNQLIGRDSTNALRYFSFAGVASTAPANTTADYSTTGTVISDGGGSFNNDPNSFPAVVFDKNINTFYNAANGDANKYVGRDLGGAYSVNTARILARQSTGGFGERTRINGAQVQYSADGSNWTTVPNGTISGVTESNYTQYITISFTAITARYWRLFWSASGSYGNAAEFEIRKNDLSMYLLLLLNLLLGGLLKLRRARGAIVVLLLLPALCRAQVPTVADQNYLQQSIAAKIDVVGTIADLKAKPLTNQNIVVLVQGKTTATDGQGAFYRWMPLSTDAEDMTFLNVVISSLATTGRWVRLNVRNLQLPHGVLAMSGGLKTFYASGLTNVSSEFVVNLTYEGTATGTPIFSQILENTTVATPTTYASTNDIVTGAPISETAKTTTYHYIKGNNIILSALGTIGANTFINAPTGTKVRATITGI; encoded by the coding sequence ATGAGAACGTTAAGGTTACTTATTTTCCTGCTGCTTCCCGCCCTCTGCTTTGCCCAGCCGCCGGGTGGGTATCAGATACCGCCGGGGGGCATCCCCTACCGGCAAAACCAGGTGCAATACCTGGGGGACTCATTGCAAATCAACCGCCAACGAGTTGATGCCATCCGCAACGCCCTGGGCGTAACAAACACCAACCTGAACCAGGGTCTGTCGGGCCTGTCACAGAGCATTCTGCAGCGGCCGACGTTTACCGATGTGTACACCCGTCAACAGGCAATCGACGCCTTTAAGCCCAAAACCTACCAGCCCATTATTCAGATTGGCACGGTGACGACGGCACCCTCGGGAACACCGGCCAGCCTGTCGGTGGTGCAGAATGGCGACGTAACGACCATCAACGCCACGCTTCCCAAAGGCGATCAGGGAGCGCCGGGTGGCAGTCAGCAGAACGCTGTAACGTCGGTAAACAATACCACGGCCGTTGGTGGGAACGTAAACCTGAACGCGGACAAAGTACCCGCCGGGGTAACGAACATCTACGCCGTACCGGGCGAATACGGGCGGTCGATCAAGCGCACGAGCGCTGATTTGACCGGCACCGTAAACGAAGCCGCTACGCTGCAGAACCTGATCAACCAGGGGGGCGGCAAGGTGGTACTGACGGGTAAGCTTTACATCAACAATCAGGTTCTGATTCGGGGCATTAACAACCTGGTTATAGAAGGCCAGCAGGACACCATCATCGTGGGGCCGAACCTGGGTGAAGTATTCTTTGTCGACTCCTGCCAAAACGTGTCTATCACGGGCATTACGTTCATTCGGGCAGCGGGCAATACGAACACCCCGATTTCGATCCACGTCCGGAACTCGCGCAACATCAACGCCAGCTACAACAACTGCTACGGGGTGCTGGGGCCGCAAACGTTCCGGCTCACCTACTCCCAGGCCACAATCAATAACATCTGCTACAACGTCACTTTCAACAACAACACGATCAAAGGGACGGACGCGGGCGTCTACGGCGGCTTTGCCACGCTTTTGCAGTTTGTCGACGGGGGTTCTGCCAGCTACAATACCGTTGACGATGTCGTGAACGGCCCCGGCTGGTGGGGTGGCGACGGCAACTACCTAAACGGGCAGAACAACAGCACGAACACGGCTACCAAGTGGGCCAGGAACCTGACCTTTATCGGCAACACCGTCAGCCGTACCAACCGATTAGCCGACCACGGTGGCTCGGTATGGGGGTCGATGGGCGAAAACGTCACAGTGGCTAGTAACACCGGCTTTCTTTCCAACGACGTGCTGTTTGACGACGAAGCGGGCAGCAACAACACGTTCGCCAATAACACGGGTGGCGGGGCTAAAAACGCGGCCCTTGCGGTTTTTTACGGCTCAGAGAACACGCAGTTTCTCAACAATACCATCCGGCAGGGGCCGAACGACGGCAACGGCCTGCACGTCTACGGCAATCTGGTGGCCAGGAACCTGACCTTATCGGGCGGCTCCATTACGACGCTGAACCCCACGGTCGAAGCAGTTTTTAACGAGGACGGGCTACTGGACGGCTTTACCTGGGGTAACGGACTATCCATTTACGCCACCTACCGCGCGGTAAAACTACAAAAGCCCAACAACGTTAAGGTATCGGGCGTACTCAGTATTACCTCTGCCGTTCAAAACGTAACGGGCGCGGGTGCTAACTCAGCGGTCTACGTGCAGGGGGGCACTAATATTGATTTGCGGGGCATGACGCTGACCTACTCCGGAACTGCTACGTCCGGCGTTCGGGCCGTTTATCTGGGTGACGGCGGGTCCGGCAACCTGATCGGCGCAAACGTGGAAAGTATTATGGCTCCCAGCTTTCCCGGCGGCATCTACAACGACCAGTTCAACGGGGGCTCGGGCAACCGGTTCGCCAACAACAACGTCGTTGACATCTTCAACAACGCGGGCAACATCATCCGACGCGGCAACTACAAACCTGACGGCACCATTTTGGACGGATTAGACCTCACCGTTGCCAAAATGTTTCAACCCGACCGGCAGGGCTCTGGTGCCAAATACATCACGACCCCCAACAACGACTGGCCGTCTGGCTGGTACACGGTCAACAGTACATCCATGCCCTCGGGCAGTGTAGCGGATAACTGGTATATGCTCCGCAATCACCACCAGAACAGTGCGGGAACCGACGCGGGCGGCTACTGGTGGGATTTAGCCTACAAGTTCGGCGGCAACGGGCAGGTCTACACCCGTGAGGTGAACGCTGGAACGCCGGGCCCGTGGTATCTGCTGGGGTCTGGTACGGGTGGCGGTTCGGCTACGACGGATGCTTCCCAGCTTACCAGCGGCACGCTCTCTGACGCCCGGCTCAGTACGAACGTCATGCAGAAAAACACCTACGACCCGGCGGGTAATGGCATCGTGGATAACGCCGAAGCACTCGGTGGCAATGGCCCTGGATTCTACGCCAAGCAATCGGACGTGGTTTCACTCTCTGCCGCCAACACGGGCGATCAGACGCTTTCGCTGTCGGGCAGTACCCTCAGTATTTCACGCGGGAATAGCGTAACACTATCAACCGCACCCACCGGCGGTGCAGGCGGCTTTCTCTCCGGCACGTACCCGAACCCCGGCGTAAACAGCACGGCGCTGAACACGGCCATTGATGCGTACCTCAGCGCCCTGCCCGGCCGGGTAGCGGGCAGTAACCAGCTAATCGGGCGCGATTCAACGAACGCTTTGCGGTATTTCAGTTTTGCGGGGGTCGCATCAACCGCGCCCGCCAACACGACCGCCGATTATTCGACCACCGGTACGGTCATTAGCGACGGTGGCGGCTCATTCAACAATGACCCCAACAGCTTTCCGGCGGTGGTGTTCGATAAGAACATCAACACCTTCTACAACGCGGCCAACGGTGACGCAAACAAGTACGTCGGACGCGATTTAGGGGGCGCGTACAGTGTCAATACCGCCCGCATCCTGGCCCGGCAGAGCACGGGTGGTTTTGGGGAACGGACACGCATCAACGGCGCTCAGGTGCAGTACAGCGCGGACGGTAGCAACTGGACAACGGTGCCGAATGGTACGATTTCGGGCGTCACTGAGAGCAACTACACCCAGTACATCACCATCAGCTTTACGGCCATTACCGCCCGCTACTGGCGGCTGTTCTGGTCAGCATCGGGCAGCTACGGTAACGCGGCTGAATTTGAAATACGCAAAAACGATCTATCTATGTATCTCTTACTCTTGCTTAACCTGCTCCTTGGTGGCTTACTCAAACTGCGCCGGGCGCGGGGGGCTATTGTTGTCCTCCTGCTGCTTCCCGCCCTCTGCCGCGCTCAGGTGCCGACCGTGGCGGACCAGAACTATCTGCAGCAGTCCATTGCAGCTAAGATTGACGTAGTGGGTACTATTGCTGATCTAAAGGCGAAACCCCTGACGAATCAAAATATCGTTGTGCTCGTGCAGGGCAAAACGACGGCTACCGACGGACAGGGGGCGTTTTACCGCTGGATGCCCCTGTCTACCGACGCGGAAGACATGACGTTTCTTAACGTCGTCATCAGCTCGCTTGCGACTACTGGTCGGTGGGTTAGGTTGAACGTGCGCAATCTGCAGCTACCCCACGGGGTGCTGGCCATGAGCGGAGGTCTGAAAACCTTTTACGCGAGTGGCCTTACCAATGTTTCCTCAGAGTTCGTGGTAAACCTAACCTACGAGGGGACCGCGACCGGGACGCCTATTTTCTCGCAGATTCTGGAGAACACGACGGTAGCCACGCCAACGACCTACGCATCAACCAATGACATCGTAACCGGTGCGCCCATTTCCGAAACGGCAAAAACGACCACCTACCACTACATCAAAGGAAACAACATTATTCTGTCGGCGCTGGGCACCATAGGGGCCAATACGTTCATCAATGCCCCGACAGGTACGAAAGTCCGGGCTACCATAACCGGCATTTAA